From Desulfuromonas soudanensis, the proteins below share one genomic window:
- a CDS encoding cation:proton antiporter: MDTLSPREITGMFLALGVMLFCARLLGEISRRAGQPAVIGEILAGILLGATGLGTLAPDLFAFLFPATGGGAYVLQGLTTLSIALFLLVAGLEIDLSTVWRQGKTAVGVALFGMALPFALGFSAAWFLPGSFGYEPGAHRLAFALFLATALSISALPIIAKILMDLRIYRSDLGVTVVAAAVLNDLAGWLVFAMILGLLGTGHGNGLSLGVTVGATLAFTAAMLTVIPWLIHRILPWIQAYTSWPGGVLGFALSLALFSAAFTEWLGVHAIFGAFLAGVAIGHSSHLRERTRTTIDQFISFFFAPLFFASIGLRIDFASHFDPLLTLMIFFIAVIGKVLGSLLGGRLGGVPWREAWGIGFGMSAQGTMGIILGVLALQVGLISQRLFVSLVVIALATSLLSGPMMQRILRLKRPRRFIDFLDSGRFIRSLAATNRTAAIGELAAIAADGARLDREKVTEAVLARERIMATGLGNGVAAPHARLPGLGGPVVAVGLSPSGIDFDAPDGKPAHILCLILTPREDDGAQLEILSDLASTFYKGTMVEQALAVEGMTGFLALVRSGRD; encoded by the coding sequence ATGGACACCCTCTCTCCCCGGGAAATCACCGGCATGTTCCTCGCCCTCGGGGTCATGCTCTTTTGCGCCCGCCTCCTCGGCGAAATTTCCCGCCGCGCCGGGCAACCGGCGGTCATCGGTGAGATTCTCGCCGGGATACTCCTCGGCGCCACGGGCCTCGGCACCCTGGCTCCGGACCTCTTCGCCTTCCTCTTTCCGGCCACCGGGGGGGGCGCCTACGTCCTGCAGGGGCTGACCACCCTTTCCATCGCTCTCTTTTTGCTGGTGGCCGGTCTCGAAATCGATCTCTCCACCGTTTGGCGCCAGGGGAAGACCGCCGTCGGCGTCGCGCTTTTCGGCATGGCCCTCCCCTTTGCCCTCGGCTTTTCCGCCGCCTGGTTTCTCCCCGGTTCCTTCGGCTACGAACCGGGGGCCCACCGCCTCGCCTTCGCCCTCTTCCTCGCCACCGCCCTGTCGATCTCGGCCCTGCCGATCATCGCCAAGATCCTCATGGACCTGCGCATCTACCGCAGCGATCTCGGGGTGACGGTGGTCGCGGCGGCAGTCCTCAACGACCTGGCCGGCTGGCTCGTCTTCGCCATGATTCTCGGGCTCCTCGGGACCGGCCACGGCAACGGCCTCTCCCTCGGCGTCACCGTCGGGGCGACCCTGGCCTTTACCGCGGCGATGCTGACGGTGATTCCCTGGCTGATCCACCGCATCCTCCCCTGGATCCAGGCCTACACGAGCTGGCCGGGGGGCGTCCTCGGTTTCGCCCTCTCCCTGGCGCTCTTTTCCGCCGCCTTCACCGAGTGGCTCGGCGTGCACGCCATCTTCGGCGCATTTCTCGCCGGAGTCGCCATCGGCCATTCGTCCCACCTCCGCGAGCGGACCCGGACCACCATCGACCAGTTCATCTCCTTCTTTTTCGCCCCCCTCTTCTTTGCCAGCATCGGGTTGCGCATCGACTTTGCCAGCCACTTCGACCCGCTGCTGACCCTGATGATTTTCTTCATCGCCGTCATCGGCAAGGTCCTCGGTTCCCTCCTCGGCGGCCGGCTCGGCGGCGTCCCCTGGCGGGAGGCCTGGGGAATCGGCTTCGGCATGAGCGCCCAGGGGACGATGGGGATCATCCTCGGCGTCCTCGCCCTGCAGGTCGGCCTCATCAGCCAGCGCCTCTTCGTCTCCCTGGTGGTCATCGCCCTGGCCACCTCCCTCCTCAGCGGACCGATGATGCAGCGCATTCTGCGCCTGAAGAGGCCGCGGCGCTTCATCGACTTTCTCGACTCGGGCCGTTTTATCCGCTCCCTCGCCGCCACCAACCGCACCGCTGCCATCGGCGAGCTGGCCGCCATCGCCGCCGACGGCGCCCGGCTCGACCGCGAAAAAGTCACCGAGGCGGTTCTGGCCCGGGAGCGCATCATGGCCACCGGCCTCGGCAACGGCGTAGCGGCCCCCCATGCCCGCCTCCCCGGTCTCGGCGGCCCGGTGGTCGCCGTCGGCCTCTCTCCGTCCGGGATCGACTTCGACGCCCCGGACGGCAAACCGGCCCACATCCTCTGCCTGATTCTCACCCCCCGCGAAGATGACGGCGCCCAGCTCGAGATCCTCTCCGACCTGGCGAGCACCTTTTACAAGGGGACGATGGTGGAACAGGCCCTGGCCGTCGAAGGGATGACCGGTTTTCTCGCCCTGGTTCGCAGCGGCAGGGATTAG
- the mscL gene encoding large conductance mechanosensitive channel protein MscL, whose product MGMMKEFKEFAVKGNAIDMAVGIIVGAAFGKIVSSLVSDVVMPPIGRLLGGVNFGGLFINLGDRTFATLAEAKEAGAPTLNYGSFLQTLIDFAIIAFAVFLLVKGINRLKRKEEAKPPEPAKPSEEILLLREIRDALKSDQG is encoded by the coding sequence ATGGGGATGATGAAGGAATTCAAGGAATTTGCCGTCAAGGGGAATGCCATCGACATGGCCGTCGGCATCATCGTCGGCGCCGCCTTCGGCAAGATCGTCTCTTCTCTGGTCAGCGATGTCGTCATGCCGCCGATCGGCCGCCTCCTCGGCGGCGTCAACTTCGGCGGACTCTTCATCAATCTCGGGGACAGGACCTTCGCCACCCTCGCCGAAGCCAAGGAAGCCGGCGCCCCCACCCTCAACTACGGCTCCTTCCTCCAGACGCTCATCGATTTTGCCATCATCGCCTTCGCCGTCTTTTTGCTGGTCAAGGGGATCAACAGACTGAAACGAAAAGAAGAGGCCAAACCGCCGGAACCGGCAAAACCGAGCGAAGAGATCCTGCTCCTGCGGGAGATCCGCGATGCCCTGAAGAGCGATCAGGGCTAG
- a CDS encoding RluA family pseudouridine synthase, with protein sequence MKTLTVEPTESGLTALDFLQRRIPAAPSAYLRQLLKKGKVLGAAGPLAAGDHLAAGALVNLPASGRLQELLDAPEAIADTGIQILFESREILIVDKPAGLAIHSGVGHEGDNLTARVAELLARRGDKFRVAPIHRLDLETSGPVLFGKGKLSCGELGQLFIRQEVDKYYLALASGKTAGSGELASMIPAKGTHKEALTTFIALARSESASLLELCLHTGRQHQIRRQLADIGHPIFGDRRYGGPCPPGLPRIFLHCRRLAFTDPFTGSRLAVDAPLPADLASFLPEGGLKLPKSL encoded by the coding sequence ATGAAAACACTGACTGTTGAACCGACCGAATCCGGCCTGACCGCCCTCGATTTTCTGCAGCGGCGGATCCCCGCTGCCCCTTCCGCCTACCTGCGCCAGCTCCTGAAAAAGGGGAAGGTCCTCGGTGCCGCCGGGCCCCTCGCCGCCGGCGATCACCTCGCCGCCGGGGCCCTGGTGAATCTCCCGGCCAGCGGGCGTCTGCAGGAGCTTCTCGACGCCCCGGAGGCCATCGCCGACACCGGAATTCAGATTCTCTTCGAAAGCCGCGAGATCCTCATCGTCGACAAGCCCGCCGGGCTGGCGATCCACTCCGGCGTCGGCCATGAAGGGGACAACCTCACCGCCCGGGTCGCCGAACTCCTGGCCCGGCGGGGAGACAAATTCAGGGTGGCGCCGATCCACCGCCTCGACCTCGAAACCTCGGGGCCGGTCCTCTTCGGCAAGGGGAAGCTCTCCTGCGGCGAACTCGGCCAACTCTTCATCCGCCAGGAGGTCGACAAATACTACCTGGCCCTGGCCAGCGGCAAGACGGCCGGCAGCGGCGAACTGGCGTCGATGATTCCGGCCAAGGGGACGCACAAGGAAGCCTTGACGACCTTTATCGCCCTGGCACGCAGCGAATCGGCCTCGCTCCTCGAACTCTGCCTGCACACCGGGCGCCAGCACCAGATCCGCCGCCAGCTCGCCGACATCGGTCACCCGATCTTCGGCGACCGCCGCTACGGCGGTCCCTGCCCCCCGGGACTGCCGCGCATTTTTCTCCACTGCCGGCGTCTGGCCTTTACCGACCCCTTCACCGGCTCCCGCCTCGCCGTTGACGCCCCCCTCCCCGCCGATCTCGCCTCCTTCCTCCCCGAAGGCGGCCTGAAGCTTCCCAAATCTCTCTGA
- a CDS encoding methyltransferase yields the protein MDRLIVPQGTFPLRRYPRQTRDPLRAWDAADEYLLQHLFEEGLPGSGPLLIANDAFGALTVPLARHRPWMLSDSFLAHRGTEANLADCALPPESVRLLTSLEAPEGLCDLVLIKIPKSLALLEDQLFRLRPHLHPGTRIIGAGMAKAIHTSTLALFERILGPTTTSLARKKARLIFSSPDPALDPGTSPFPLRFRLEETGDLIVSHAGVFSRERLDIGTRFFLDHLPASSEEQTIVDLGCGNGVLGVTAARRNPRAHLVFTDESFMAVASAEENFRAAFGERQAQFRVTDALAGIPRGSADLILNNPPFHQENVVGDQIAWRMFREAKEVLREGGELRVVGNRHLGYHVKLKRLFGNCTVVAGNAKFVVLKTRR from the coding sequence ATGGACAGACTGATTGTTCCCCAGGGGACCTTCCCGCTGCGACGCTACCCCCGCCAGACCCGGGACCCCCTGCGGGCCTGGGACGCCGCCGACGAGTATCTGCTGCAGCACCTTTTTGAAGAAGGCCTCCCCGGCTCCGGTCCTCTCCTGATCGCAAACGATGCCTTCGGCGCCCTCACGGTCCCCCTTGCGCGCCATCGCCCCTGGATGCTCTCCGACTCCTTCCTCGCCCACCGCGGGACGGAGGCCAACCTCGCCGACTGCGCCCTCCCCCCGGAGAGCGTCCGCCTCCTGACATCCTTGGAGGCGCCGGAGGGGCTCTGCGACCTGGTGCTGATCAAGATCCCCAAGTCCCTCGCCCTCCTCGAGGATCAGCTCTTTCGCCTCCGCCCCCATCTTCACCCCGGCACCCGGATCATCGGCGCCGGGATGGCCAAGGCGATCCACACCTCCACCCTCGCCCTCTTCGAGCGCATCCTCGGCCCGACGACGACCTCCCTGGCCCGCAAGAAGGCGCGCCTGATCTTCTCCTCCCCCGATCCCGCCCTCGACCCGGGAACCTCCCCCTTCCCTCTCCGTTTCCGGCTCGAGGAGACCGGTGACCTCATCGTCAGCCACGCCGGAGTCTTCTCCCGGGAGCGCCTCGACATCGGCACCCGCTTTTTCCTCGACCACCTCCCGGCCTCCAGCGAGGAGCAGACGATTGTCGACCTCGGCTGCGGCAACGGCGTCCTCGGGGTGACGGCGGCCCGGCGCAATCCCCGGGCGCACCTGGTCTTCACCGACGAATCGTTCATGGCGGTGGCCTCGGCCGAGGAGAACTTTCGCGCCGCCTTCGGGGAGCGCCAGGCGCAGTTCCGCGTCACCGACGCCCTGGCGGGAATTCCCCGCGGCAGTGCCGATCTGATCCTCAACAATCCCCCCTTCCACCAGGAGAACGTCGTCGGCGACCAGATCGCCTGGCGGATGTTCCGGGAGGCGAAGGAGGTTTTGCGGGAAGGGGGGGAGCTGCGGGTGGTCGGCAACCGCCACCTCGGCTATCACGTGAAGCTCAAGCGGCTCTTCGGCAACTGCACGGTGGTCGCCGGCAATGCAAAATTCGTGGTGCTGAAAACACGTCGTTAG
- a CDS encoding IS1380 family transposase has protein sequence MKRFIIEKSEDEFYTSHSGAALIGLCLNRYTPLTKLLYGVSKLKKGAIAHADVVRGYIGLLCLGKSDFAAIEGFRQDRFFRDALGLAEVPSEPTLRQRMKEHAQAFRTIVNYSVTEFLQNSGALFSALATGHVPLDIDVFTMDNSGTKKQGVSRTYMGFDGFAPIAAYLALEGWLLEIEHREGSQHSQKNFIPFLARVLHKALKLTAEPLLVRIDSAHDAWETRIELAGHERVDYILKWNPRGQGKTLWHRRAFAEGRISEPRPGKRVALLSVRDTHQWTDEVGTKRELTCRRVVRVIERTIDKKGQLLLEPDIEMEGWWTSLKLPAEKIITLYEDHGTSEQFHSELKTDMDLERLPAENFEVNSLVMACAALAYNILRFIGQLGLLGDKTPVRHSAKRRRLKTVIQELMYLAARLIATGHRLYLRFSRHSGLSFAAFDRVYRRLAYG, from the coding sequence ATGAAGCGTTTCATCATCGAGAAATCCGAGGACGAGTTCTACACCTCCCACTCTGGCGCCGCTCTGATCGGGCTGTGTCTGAACCGCTACACCCCTTTGACCAAGCTATTATACGGGGTGTCCAAACTGAAAAAGGGAGCCATCGCCCACGCCGATGTGGTGCGCGGCTACATCGGGCTGCTCTGTCTCGGCAAGAGCGACTTCGCGGCCATCGAAGGCTTCCGCCAGGATCGTTTCTTCCGCGACGCTCTGGGCCTTGCGGAGGTCCCTTCCGAACCGACCCTGCGCCAGCGCATGAAGGAGCACGCCCAGGCGTTTCGGACCATCGTCAACTACAGCGTCACCGAGTTTCTGCAGAACTCCGGAGCGCTGTTCTCGGCCCTGGCTACCGGTCACGTGCCGCTGGACATCGACGTGTTCACGATGGACAACTCCGGGACCAAGAAGCAGGGCGTCTCGCGCACCTACATGGGCTTCGACGGCTTTGCCCCGATCGCCGCCTATCTGGCCCTGGAGGGGTGGCTGCTGGAGATCGAGCACCGCGAGGGCTCCCAGCACAGCCAGAAGAACTTTATCCCCTTTCTCGCCCGGGTGCTGCACAAGGCCCTGAAGCTGACGGCCGAACCACTTCTGGTGCGGATCGACTCGGCCCACGATGCCTGGGAGACCCGAATCGAACTGGCCGGCCACGAGCGGGTCGACTACATCCTCAAATGGAATCCCCGGGGGCAAGGCAAGACGCTCTGGCATCGGCGGGCCTTTGCCGAAGGCCGCATCAGCGAGCCGCGCCCGGGTAAACGGGTGGCGCTGCTGAGCGTCCGGGACACCCATCAGTGGACCGACGAGGTCGGCACGAAACGGGAGCTCACCTGCCGCCGGGTCGTGCGCGTCATCGAGCGCACTATCGACAAGAAGGGGCAGCTGCTGCTGGAGCCCGACATCGAGATGGAAGGCTGGTGGACCTCCCTGAAGCTGCCGGCCGAGAAGATCATCACCCTCTACGAGGATCACGGCACCAGCGAACAGTTTCACAGCGAACTCAAGACCGACATGGATTTGGAGCGGCTCCCCGCAGAAAATTTCGAGGTGAACAGCTTGGTCATGGCCTGCGCCGCGCTCGCCTACAACATCCTGCGCTTCATCGGCCAGCTCGGCCTGCTGGGCGACAAAACCCCGGTGCGACACAGCGCCAAACGACGGCGACTCAAGACCGTCATCCAGGAGCTGATGTACCTGGCTGCGCGCCTGATCGCCACGGGTCACCGGCTGTACCTGCGCTTCAGCCGCCACAGCGGGCTCTCTTTCGCGGCGTTCGACCGGGTCTATCGGCGCCTGGCCTACGGTTAG
- a CDS encoding FG-GAP repeat domain-containing protein, with amino-acid sequence MRCLAVLIIFLFILSGCGGGDNTEPTASDEAFAAAVTYAAGSRPLSLAIGDLNGDGDLDLAVANNGSDNVSVLLGNGDGSFAATVDYGAGEGPFSLAMGDLNGDGDLDLVVANGLSNKVSVLLGNGDGSFAAAVVYDAGLGPYCVAMGDLDGDGDLDLVVANSLSDKVSVLLGNGDGSFAAAVDFVAGSGSCFVALGDLDGDGILDLAVANRISDNISVLLGNGDGSFAAKVDYGYGIGSRPFSVVMGDLDGDGDLDLAGTNEYSENISVSLGNGDGTFAAVVDYSVERAPSVAMGDLNGDGIIDLATANIYAGSVSVLLGNGQGSFTAAVDYGTGIGSYSVAMGDLNGDGTLDLVVANNGSDNVSVLLGNIVF; translated from the coding sequence ATGCGTTGTTTAGCTGTTTTAATAATTTTTTTATTTATTTTGTCAGGTTGTGGCGGAGGAGACAACACCGAGCCGACAGCCAGCGATGAAGCATTTGCGGCAGCGGTCACCTACGCCGCAGGAAGTAGACCTTTGTCCCTTGCCATTGGCGACCTTAATGGCGACGGAGACCTCGACCTGGCTGTAGCAAATAATGGTTCTGATAATGTCTCCGTGCTTCTTGGCAACGGCGACGGAAGTTTTGCGGCGACGGTTGATTATGGCGCGGGGGAGGGTCCTTTTTCCTTGGCCATGGGCGACCTTAATGGCGACGGAGACCTTGACCTGGTAGTAGCGAACGGTCTTTCCAATAAAGTCTCGGTACTTCTGGGTAACGGCGACGGGAGTTTTGCAGCGGCGGTCGTTTATGACGCAGGATTAGGACCTTATTGCGTGGCCATGGGCGACCTTGATGGGGATGGAGACCTTGACTTGGTTGTAGCGAACAGTCTTTCCGATAAAGTCTCGGTGCTTCTGGGCAACGGCGACGGAAGTTTTGCGGCGGCGGTCGATTTCGTGGCAGGAAGTGGATCATGTTTCGTGGCTCTGGGCGACCTGGACGGCGACGGCATCCTCGACCTGGCGGTAGCGAACCGTATTTCAGATAATATCTCTGTACTTCTGGGCAACGGCGACGGGAGCTTTGCGGCGAAGGTCGATTACGGCTACGGCATTGGAAGTAGACCTTTTTCCGTGGTCATGGGCGACCTGGACGGTGACGGAGACCTCGACCTAGCCGGAACGAACGAGTATTCAGAGAATATCTCTGTGAGTTTGGGCAACGGCGACGGCACCTTTGCGGCGGTAGTCGATTATAGTGTTGAACGTGCTCCTTCCGTGGCCATGGGCGATTTGAATGGCGACGGTATCATCGATCTAGCCACAGCGAATATATATGCTGGTAGTGTCTCTGTGCTTCTGGGCAACGGCCAAGGGAGCTTTACGGCCGCAGTCGATTACGGTACAGGAATTGGATCTTATTCCGTGGCCATGGGCGACCTGAATGGCGACGGAACCCTCGATTTAGTCGTGGCGAATAATGGTTCCGATAATGTCTCGGTGCTTTTGGGCAATATTGTTTTTTGA